A genomic window from Candidatus Pelagisphaera phototrophica includes:
- a CDS encoding UDP-N-acetylglucosamine diphosphorylase translates to MSSGEHSLEEVVRGSRFRLVIAADFFDLPESMPFQDFFRPEARPWEWLPKIKEVLSGLVGNTAIRELPAGVHIEGEVYLGDSVKLPPYCFIKGPCWIGDGVEIRPSAHIRGNVIIGADSVIGNSCEYKNALLMEKTQTPHFSYVGDSILGSGAHLGAGVILSNLRFDQKNILVNLDGERVDTGLRKFGAILGDNAEIGCNTAVMPGSIVGKGSLIGPTTSFSGYLEPGKLYLEKGGHRKMPLKD, encoded by the coding sequence TTGAGTTCAGGAGAACATTCGCTTGAGGAAGTCGTTCGAGGCTCTAGGTTTCGACTCGTGATTGCCGCAGACTTTTTTGATTTACCTGAGAGCATGCCGTTTCAGGATTTTTTTCGTCCAGAAGCCAGACCGTGGGAATGGCTGCCAAAGATCAAGGAAGTGCTTTCAGGATTGGTGGGCAATACGGCTATCCGTGAACTCCCTGCAGGCGTTCATATTGAGGGCGAAGTTTATCTGGGAGATTCTGTCAAACTGCCGCCCTATTGCTTTATCAAAGGACCTTGCTGGATCGGCGATGGAGTGGAGATACGCCCAAGTGCCCACATTCGCGGAAACGTCATCATCGGGGCGGACAGCGTTATCGGAAATTCCTGCGAGTACAAAAATGCTCTGCTAATGGAGAAGACCCAAACGCCGCACTTTTCCTACGTGGGCGACTCGATTCTGGGAAGCGGTGCCCATTTAGGGGCAGGGGTGATTCTTTCCAACCTTCGTTTCGACCAGAAGAATATTCTAGTGAACCTCGACGGGGAACGGGTAGACACTGGCCTGCGGAAGTTTGGAGCCATTTTGGGGGACAACGCAGAAATTGGCTGCAATACCGCCGTAATGCCAGGATCGATAGTGGGCAAGGGATCCCTGATTGGTCCTACTACCAGCTTTTCTGGGTATCTGGAGCCAGGAAAGCTATACCTAGAAAAAGGCGGGCATCGCAAGATGCCGTTGAAGGATTAG
- the trpS gene encoding tryptophan--tRNA ligase, translating to MRILSGIQPSGILHVGNYFGMMKPSIELQDRGDAFYFIADYHSMTSLYDANLRREYTRQVAIDFLACGLDPKKAVLFKQSDVPEHVELSWILSSICPMGRLERCHSYKDKIAKGLSANHGLFAYPVLMAADILIYDADSVPVGRDQKQHVEVTRDLAIKFNQTYGETFRVPEPAFREGAEVIPGLDGQKMSKSYNNAVEIFGEEKPTRKRLMSIVMDSRSPDEAKPDAEENRAIQLIKHLTTPEIYSEEVEKLKAGGYGYGDLKKRLFELYWQYFRPARERRTDLMQNLDYVDQVLANGAEKAREIARSVNQRARKACGLE from the coding sequence ATGAGAATACTCTCTGGTATACAGCCATCAGGCATCCTCCACGTGGGGAACTATTTTGGGATGATGAAGCCGTCAATCGAGCTTCAGGATCGAGGAGACGCGTTTTACTTCATCGCGGACTATCATTCCATGACCTCGCTCTACGATGCGAATTTGAGGCGTGAGTACACACGGCAGGTGGCAATCGATTTTCTGGCCTGTGGCTTGGATCCGAAGAAGGCTGTGCTGTTTAAACAGTCAGATGTTCCGGAACACGTAGAGCTATCCTGGATACTGTCCTCGATCTGCCCTATGGGTCGATTGGAGCGTTGCCACAGTTACAAGGACAAAATCGCCAAAGGCCTTTCCGCTAATCACGGGCTCTTTGCCTACCCGGTCCTCATGGCGGCCGACATTCTCATTTACGATGCTGACAGCGTGCCGGTCGGGCGTGACCAGAAACAACACGTCGAAGTGACTCGCGATCTCGCCATCAAGTTCAATCAGACTTATGGAGAGACCTTCAGGGTACCAGAACCTGCATTTCGCGAAGGAGCGGAAGTCATTCCTGGCCTCGATGGCCAGAAAATGAGCAAGAGCTACAATAACGCGGTAGAGATCTTTGGAGAGGAGAAACCGACCCGAAAGCGACTGATGAGCATCGTCATGGACAGCCGTTCTCCAGACGAGGCCAAGCCGGATGCGGAAGAGAACCGAGCCATTCAGTTGATCAAACATTTAACCACCCCTGAGATCTACAGTGAGGAAGTCGAAAAACTGAAAGCAGGAGGCTATGGGTACGGAGACCTTAAGAAGCGGCTGTTTGAACTTTACTGGCAGTACTTTCGTCCGGCTCGAGAACGCCGGACAGATCTCATGCAAAATCTAGACTACGTGGACCAGGTGCTTGCTAACGGGGCAGAGAAAGCTCGAGAAATAGCGCGGAGTGTGAATCAAAGAGCGCGCAAGGCCTGCGGCTTGGAGTAG
- a CDS encoding VPDSG-CTERM sorting domain-containing protein, which yields MKLAANLLKISLLLVLLPASASAITITISAPSNSSTELTVTATGDAYISHGSNQVAFSDIGDYITYGTGPDDEYFNLSSGITASHYTEETATRIYLDADNGRTISNDDDLRIVFDDLFGMDNIYTFSGSATIDLSSANHNFGQFNIGTYEKNGDTFIVQYSSVPDTGSTAALLGAGVFVLAAARRRLG from the coding sequence ATGAAACTTGCCGCGAATCTGCTCAAAATCAGTCTCCTGTTAGTGCTTCTCCCTGCTTCGGCATCGGCGATAACTATTACCATTTCGGCTCCGAGCAACTCGTCTACCGAATTAACAGTAACGGCGACTGGTGACGCTTATATTTCACATGGAAGTAATCAAGTGGCTTTTTCTGATATAGGCGATTATATCACATACGGCACTGGTCCAGATGATGAATATTTTAATCTTTCATCTGGGATTACTGCAAGTCATTACACGGAAGAAACAGCAACTAGGATATACCTGGACGCTGATAATGGTAGAACCATATCAAACGATGACGATTTGCGCATTGTTTTTGATGACTTATTTGGTATGGACAACATTTATACGTTCTCAGGCAGCGCAACGATAGACCTTTCGTCAGCTAATCATAATTTTGGCCAGTTTAACATAGGAACGTATGAGAAAAATGGCGATACTTTTATAGTTCAGTACAGCTCCGTCCCCGACACAGGCTCCACAGCAGCTCTCCTTGGAGCTGGGGTATTTGTGCTAGCTGCGGCTAGGCGCAGGCTGGGATAA
- a CDS encoding VPDSG-CTERM sorting domain-containing protein, with amino-acid sequence MGCGSTAALLGAGVAALAFARRRLG; translated from the coding sequence GTGGGCTGTGGCTCCACAGCAGCCCTTCTTGGAGCTGGGGTAGCGGCTCTAGCCTTTGCGAGACGCAGGCTGGGATAG